One window from the genome of bacterium encodes:
- a CDS encoding 4Fe-4S dicluster domain-containing protein, which yields MSDTSEQKKKTQKRRPRRRLSRQEENRRRFLRAGVVTGAIVALQPVFSWVSRRFGRLRLRPPGALEEETTFLGACIKCGQCVQVCPVEAILLADLNDGLGHGAPYIEPRDQACDFSCDALSCILACPTGALSHELGAKEEVSIGIAKLSRPDACLARRGEGFRGPARGGQFPGRLRYEEIDRWVPQPVRDYEYDVELCDLCVRECPIGTTALRLEPLPDGKGSTPVVGDACVGCGVCEMICPEEPTCIEIIPSAAEARA from the coding sequence ATGAGCGACACGTCGGAGCAGAAGAAGAAGACCCAGAAGCGGCGGCCGCGCCGCAGATTGAGCCGCCAGGAAGAGAATCGCCGGCGTTTCCTGCGCGCCGGCGTCGTGACCGGAGCCATCGTGGCCCTGCAACCGGTCTTCTCCTGGGTGAGCCGGCGATTCGGCCGGCTTCGCTTGCGACCGCCTGGCGCCTTGGAGGAAGAGACGACATTCCTCGGTGCCTGCATCAAGTGCGGCCAATGCGTTCAGGTCTGTCCGGTCGAAGCCATCCTGCTCGCGGACTTGAACGATGGCCTCGGACACGGCGCCCCGTACATCGAGCCGCGGGATCAGGCCTGCGATTTCTCTTGCGACGCACTCTCCTGCATTCTCGCCTGCCCCACGGGCGCACTCAGCCATGAGCTTGGCGCGAAAGAGGAAGTCTCCATCGGCATCGCGAAGCTGAGCCGGCCCGATGCCTGCCTTGCACGGCGCGGAGAGGGCTTTCGCGGACCTGCGCGTGGTGGGCAGTTTCCCGGGCGCCTGCGCTACGAAGAAATCGATCGCTGGGTTCCGCAGCCGGTACGAGATTACGAGTACGACGTGGAACTCTGCGATCTCTGCGTGCGAGAGTGCCCGATCGGTACGACCGCCCTCCGCCTGGAGCCGCTTCCGGACGGCAAGGGCTCCACGCCGGTAGTCGGCGACGCCTGCGTTGGCTGCGGCGTCTGTGAGATGATCTGCCCTGAGGAACCGACCTGTATCGAGATCATTCCATCCGCCGCGGAAGCCCGGGCATGA
- a CDS encoding ABC transporter ATP-binding protein — MTIQAKHVTKRFDKAAVLDDLSLDISAGDRIALVGANGAGKTTLVRCLLGEYRYEGEISIGGLEPRKDRREVLRRVGFVPQLPPPLRMTARHLIDFTARIAGCDAGRIDDTTARLGLDLASLAGRPFVKLSGGQKQKLLIACALGRPCDLLFLDEPAANLDPDARSVFFSLLEERVGHATMLVSSHRLDEVAPLVGRVVELDLGKVVLDDRVADAGAITDRLHCIVELARPDTACRAALLDWTLAADEAGLLFSGEIAGPDRLRFLGTASRYSGVIRRLEIETKEPS, encoded by the coding sequence ATGACGATCCAGGCGAAACATGTAACGAAGCGCTTCGACAAGGCGGCGGTGCTCGATGATCTCAGCCTCGACATCAGCGCCGGCGACCGGATCGCCCTGGTCGGCGCCAACGGCGCCGGGAAGACGACCCTCGTGCGCTGCCTCCTGGGCGAATACCGGTATGAGGGAGAGATCTCGATTGGCGGCCTGGAGCCCCGCAAGGATCGTCGCGAAGTGTTGCGAAGGGTCGGCTTCGTCCCGCAGCTCCCGCCGCCCTTGCGCATGACGGCACGTCACCTGATCGATTTCACGGCGCGAATCGCTGGCTGCGACGCAGGACGGATCGACGACACAACGGCGCGCCTGGGCCTCGATCTCGCCAGCCTGGCAGGGCGTCCGTTCGTCAAACTCTCCGGAGGCCAGAAACAGAAGCTGCTGATCGCCTGCGCCCTGGGCCGGCCCTGCGATTTGCTCTTCCTCGATGAGCCCGCGGCAAACCTCGACCCGGATGCTCGGAGCGTATTCTTCTCGCTCCTCGAGGAGCGTGTCGGCCACGCCACGATGCTCGTCTCCAGCCACCGCCTCGATGAAGTCGCTCCCCTGGTCGGGCGAGTCGTCGAACTCGACCTGGGAAAGGTCGTGCTCGACGATCGGGTAGCGGATGCAGGCGCGATCACGGATCGCCTCCACTGCATCGTCGAGCTTGCGCGCCCGGACACCGCGTGCCGAGCTGCCCTCCTCGACTGGACACTCGCGGCAGACGAAGCGGGCCTGCTCTTCTCCGGCGAGATTGCTGGCCCCGACAGGCTGCGCTTTCTCGGCACCGCCTCCCGCTACTCCGGCGTGATCCGCCGCCTCGAAATCGAAACGAAGGAGCCCTCGTGA
- a CDS encoding NapH/MauN family ferredoxin-type protein has translation MRLLRDIGVMLGRAPEKPKQKTDMAEILHARKRGKGGVNIARLIEEIAQAKTVHTWRNRRWAVLIGVNLLFTLSFFLDIQILEGSLTASRFLGFHMADIYSGLLVVLAEKHVAVNLVIGSVTILLLWGLIGGRAFCSWVCPYHLVAEFAEMAHVWLAKKGLVQDHALHRGVRVVFWVMFALLAFVTGHALFLTVNPIGVLSRALVYGPSLALLWVLLLLVFEVVYSRRAWCRYVCPIGLTYGVLGAAAPVRIRYHLEACAHEGECRAVCEVPHVLDLTIKNRAPAAHMDIGPDCTRCGLCVDICPTSSLTFNVKGLDRIL, from the coding sequence ATGAGATTGCTGCGCGACATCGGCGTGATGCTCGGGCGTGCTCCGGAAAAGCCCAAACAGAAAACCGACATGGCGGAGATCCTCCACGCCCGCAAACGCGGCAAGGGCGGAGTCAACATCGCTCGGCTGATCGAAGAGATTGCCCAGGCCAAGACCGTGCATACCTGGCGAAATCGCCGCTGGGCGGTCCTGATCGGTGTGAACCTGCTCTTCACGCTCTCCTTCTTCCTCGACATCCAGATCCTCGAGGGATCCCTCACCGCCTCCCGCTTCCTGGGCTTCCACATGGCGGACATCTACTCCGGCCTGCTCGTGGTGCTCGCCGAGAAGCACGTCGCCGTGAATCTGGTGATCGGAAGCGTGACGATCCTCCTGCTCTGGGGCCTGATCGGAGGGCGCGCCTTCTGCTCCTGGGTCTGCCCCTACCATCTGGTCGCCGAGTTCGCCGAAATGGCGCACGTATGGCTGGCCAAGAAAGGGCTCGTGCAGGATCACGCGCTCCACCGGGGTGTGCGCGTCGTCTTCTGGGTGATGTTCGCACTCCTCGCCTTCGTCACCGGACACGCGCTCTTCCTCACCGTGAACCCGATCGGCGTACTGAGCCGCGCCCTCGTCTACGGCCCGAGCCTGGCGCTTCTCTGGGTGCTGCTGCTTCTCGTCTTCGAGGTGGTCTATTCGCGGCGGGCCTGGTGCCGCTACGTCTGTCCGATCGGCCTCACCTACGGCGTGCTCGGAGCAGCGGCGCCGGTGCGTATCCGGTACCACCTGGAGGCCTGCGCACACGAGGGCGAGTGCCGCGCAGTATGCGAGGTGCCTCACGTGCTCGATCTCACCATCAAGAACCGCGCCCCTGCCGCGCACATGGATATCGGCCCGGATTGCACGCGCTGTGGCCTGTGCGTCGATATCTGCCCGACCAGCTCACTCACCTTCAATGTGAAGGGATTGGACAGGATCCTATGA
- a CDS encoding ABC transporter permease — MREAPASARATRPRWATATAQQKTKATSIGRRSKTRCGNENVSEENTLPTEAGAVPALSREPEALHAPAPSGGLRHVISLELAESLRARWFLVYALVFPGLVALLFAFTLTESRILGFMGLSRLLVTYIQVCMAILPIFVLVTTVRSVAGDREAGIFEYLLALPIGLGAWYWGRIIARFGLVFLPVLIALLGAATWGWIQEIPFQVSTLAIYSALLLALTACFLGIGMLISVLARSVDAAQGSAFVLWLFLVLFLDLILLGTLIEEHIPAETAVAIALANPLQVFRTAAMALFDPDLVLLGPAAFVILDFFGPKGFLAWAVFYPTALGSLCALLGFWRFRNSDLP; from the coding sequence ATGCGCGAAGCGCCCGCTTCAGCACGGGCCACAAGACCCCGATGGGCCACGGCTACGGCGCAACAAAAGACGAAGGCGACCTCGATTGGGCGACGGTCGAAAACCAGGTGCGGGAACGAGAACGTGAGCGAAGAGAACACACTGCCCACTGAAGCAGGCGCCGTGCCGGCCCTTTCGAGGGAGCCCGAGGCATTGCACGCGCCCGCGCCGAGCGGAGGACTGCGCCATGTGATCAGCCTGGAACTGGCGGAGTCGCTCCGCGCCCGCTGGTTCCTGGTCTACGCCCTCGTCTTTCCGGGCCTGGTGGCCCTGCTCTTCGCCTTCACGCTTACCGAATCCCGCATCCTCGGCTTCATGGGTCTCTCGCGCCTGCTCGTGACCTACATCCAGGTTTGCATGGCGATCCTGCCGATCTTTGTGCTGGTCACGACCGTTCGTTCGGTGGCCGGAGACCGGGAGGCTGGGATCTTCGAGTACCTGCTGGCACTTCCCATCGGCCTCGGCGCCTGGTACTGGGGACGAATCATCGCCCGCTTCGGCCTCGTCTTCCTTCCCGTCCTCATCGCATTGCTAGGCGCTGCCACCTGGGGATGGATCCAGGAGATCCCCTTTCAGGTCTCCACCCTGGCCATCTATTCCGCGCTGCTGCTCGCTTTGACGGCATGCTTCCTGGGCATCGGCATGCTGATATCGGTGCTCGCCCGCTCGGTCGACGCCGCCCAGGGCAGCGCCTTCGTGCTCTGGCTCTTCCTCGTCCTCTTCCTCGATCTGATCCTGCTCGGCACATTGATCGAGGAACACATTCCCGCCGAGACGGCCGTCGCCATTGCCCTCGCCAATCCTCTGCAGGTCTTCCGTACCGCCGCGATGGCGCTCTTCGATCCGGATCTGGTGCTGCTCGGCCCGGCGGCCTTCGTGATCCTCGATTTCTTCGGCCCCAAGGGCTTCCTGGCCTGGGCCGTGTTCTACCCGACCGCCCTTGGCAGCTTGTGCGCGCTGCTCGGGTTCTGGCGCTTCCGGAACTCGGACCTTCCCTGA
- the nosD gene encoding nitrous oxide reductase family maturation protein NosD has protein sequence MMAWRAVALLLLAAVAANGEEIRPLQKLIDATPAGGELRLEPGVYAGPVVVTLPILIDGAGKATVDSGGKGSVFVLETNGAQLRGLTLRGSGENHDTLDAGVQIRGDHNVVEDNVIEDCLFGVDLAQSDDNIVRNNRIRSKDLELGIRGDAIRLWYSQRNQILGNQIENARDMVVWYSGDNRIIGNRVRGSRYALHFMYAKRNEVEENDYRDNMVGIFLMYSDDVEIRRNRIVGAQGATGMGVGFKESSGVVLEENEIIYCAKGIYLDISPYETDRANRFERNQLAYNGVGVLFHSQWRGNLFANNDFVDNFTQVAVRGGGHAMAHTWKGNYWDDYQGFDRDGDGGGDLPHKAFAYSDRMWMDKPAAAFFRASPVFEVLDFLDRLAPFIDPLQILEDPSPRFEPRGF, from the coding sequence CGCCCCCTCCAGAAGTTGATCGACGCAACGCCAGCCGGCGGAGAGCTGCGACTCGAGCCGGGCGTGTACGCCGGGCCCGTCGTCGTCACGCTGCCGATCCTGATCGATGGCGCCGGCAAGGCCACGGTCGATTCTGGCGGCAAGGGCTCCGTATTCGTCCTTGAAACGAATGGCGCCCAGCTTCGCGGGCTCACCCTGCGAGGCTCCGGCGAGAATCACGACACGCTCGACGCCGGTGTCCAGATACGCGGCGACCACAACGTCGTCGAAGACAACGTCATCGAGGATTGCCTCTTCGGCGTAGATCTGGCCCAGTCCGATGACAACATCGTCCGCAACAACCGGATTCGTTCCAAGGATCTCGAACTCGGTATTCGGGGAGATGCCATCCGGCTCTGGTACAGCCAACGCAACCAGATCCTGGGCAACCAGATCGAGAATGCCCGTGACATGGTGGTCTGGTACTCCGGCGACAATCGGATCATCGGCAATCGGGTACGAGGCAGCCGCTACGCCCTCCACTTCATGTATGCGAAACGCAACGAGGTGGAGGAGAACGACTATCGCGACAACATGGTCGGCATCTTCCTGATGTACAGCGACGACGTCGAGATCCGGCGCAACCGCATCGTCGGCGCACAGGGCGCGACCGGCATGGGCGTCGGATTCAAGGAGAGCAGCGGCGTCGTCCTCGAAGAGAACGAGATCATCTACTGCGCCAAGGGCATCTATCTCGACATCTCACCCTATGAAACGGATCGGGCGAACAGGTTCGAACGCAACCAGTTGGCCTACAACGGCGTCGGCGTCCTCTTTCATAGCCAGTGGCGCGGCAACCTCTTCGCCAACAACGACTTCGTCGACAACTTCACCCAGGTGGCCGTGCGCGGTGGTGGCCACGCCATGGCCCACACCTGGAAAGGCAACTACTGGGACGACTACCAGGGCTTCGACCGGGATGGTGACGGAGGGGGCGACCTCCCCCACAAGGCGTTCGCCTACTCCGACCGGATGTGGATGGACAAGCCGGCGGCGGCGTTCTTCCGCGCCTCCCCTGTCTTCGAGGTCCTCGATTTCCTCGACCGGTTGGCTCCGTTCATCGATCCGCTGCAGATCCTGGAGGATCCGAGCCCGCGCTTCGAGCCGCGGGGTTTCTGA